From uncultured Roseateles sp., the proteins below share one genomic window:
- a CDS encoding 2-oxoacid:ferredoxin oxidoreductase subunit beta: MTYLAKPKLHHPTLARNRVGYTRRDYEGRVSTLCAGCGHDSISAAIILACWELDVEPHRVAKLSGIGCSSKTPDYFLGASHGFNTVHGRMPSVLTGANLANRDLLYLGVSGDGDSASIGLGQFAHVMRRGVNMVYIVENNGVYGLTKGQFSATADRGSKSKKGVINPDAPVDLIGMALQLGATYVARSFSGDKEQLVPLIKGAIAHRGAAFIDVISPCVAFNNHAGSTRSYDYVREHNEAVSRIDFISPRDEITAEVEPGGYVDVEQHDGTVLRLRKLHADYDPTDRVAAMSHVQALQARGEVVTGLLYVEAEAGDLHEALNTSARPLNALDEAVLCPGEAALAKLNASLR, encoded by the coding sequence ATGACCTATCTCGCCAAACCGAAACTGCACCACCCGACCCTGGCCCGCAACAGGGTCGGCTACACGCGGCGCGACTACGAGGGTCGGGTCTCGACGCTGTGCGCCGGCTGCGGCCATGACTCGATCTCGGCGGCCATCATCCTGGCCTGCTGGGAGCTGGATGTCGAGCCGCACCGCGTCGCCAAGCTGTCCGGCATAGGCTGTAGCAGCAAGACACCGGACTATTTTCTCGGCGCCTCGCACGGCTTCAACACCGTGCACGGCCGCATGCCCTCGGTGTTGACCGGCGCCAACTTGGCCAACCGCGATCTGCTGTACCTGGGCGTGTCGGGTGACGGCGATTCGGCCTCTATCGGCCTGGGCCAGTTCGCCCATGTGATGCGCCGCGGCGTGAACATGGTCTACATCGTCGAGAACAACGGCGTCTACGGCCTGACCAAGGGCCAGTTCTCGGCCACGGCCGACCGGGGCTCCAAGTCCAAGAAGGGCGTGATCAATCCCGATGCCCCGGTGGACCTGATAGGCATGGCCCTGCAGCTCGGTGCCACCTATGTGGCGCGCAGCTTCTCGGGCGACAAGGAGCAGCTGGTGCCGTTGATCAAGGGGGCGATCGCGCACCGGGGTGCGGCCTTCATCGACGTCATCAGCCCCTGCGTGGCTTTCAACAACCATGCCGGCAGCACGCGCAGCTATGACTATGTGCGTGAGCACAATGAGGCGGTGAGCCGCATCGACTTCATCAGCCCGCGCGACGAGATCACGGCCGAGGTCGAGCCTGGGGGTTATGTCGATGTCGAGCAGCACGATGGCACCGTCCTGCGCCTGCGCAAGCTGCATGCCGACTACGATCCGACCGACCGCGTGGCGGCCATGTCCCATGTGCAGGCGCTGCAGGCCCGAGGCGAGGTGGTGACCGGCCTGCTTTACGTCGAGGCCGAGGCCGGCGATCTGCATGAGGCGCTGAACACCTCGGCTCGGCCCTTGAATGCGCTGGACGAAGCGGTGCTGTGCCCCGGCGAGGCGGCGCTGGCCAAACTCAACGCCAGCCTGCGCTGA